The following proteins are co-located in the Macadamia integrifolia cultivar HAES 741 chromosome 3, SCU_Mint_v3, whole genome shotgun sequence genome:
- the LOC122074466 gene encoding dehydrogenase/reductase SDR family member 12, producing the protein MFLVKTWRSTAFGVFGYLNFMKSGFKEHSKKFKTEDMQIQLEGKNCVVTGANSGIGFATAEGLASRGATIYMVCRSKERGEDALSKIQSKTGNPNVHLEICDLSSVSEVKSLASRFSAQGQPIHVLVNNAGLLEHNRITTSEGLELNFAVNVAGTYAMTESMVPLLEKAAPDARVITVSSGGMYTTPLTTDLQFSENPFDGTMQYARNKRVQVALTEKWAETYSNRGIGFYSMHPGWAETPGVAKSLPGFSKSLSGKLRTSEEGADTVVWLALQPKEKLVSGAFYFDRSEAPKHLLFSATKGSHAVINSIVDSLRSLCKLS; encoded by the exons ATGTTCCTTGTCAAG ACATGGAGATCCACAGCTTTTGGTGTTTTCGGATACTTGAATTTCATGAAATCAGGTTTCAA GGAGCActccaaaaaatttaaaacagaAGACATGCAAATACAATTGGAAGGGAAAAATTGTGTAGTTACAGGAGCAAATTCTGGGATTGGCTTTGCCACTGCTGAGGGTCTTGCTTCACG TGGAGCAACCATCTATATGGTTTGTCGTAGtaaggagagaggagaagacGCTCTTTCTAAAATTCAGTCGAAGACGGGCAACCCTAATGTACACCTAGAG ATATGTGATCTCTCATCTGTCAGTGAAGTCAAGTCATTGGCATCTAGATTTTCTGCGCAGGGTCAACCTATACATGTCTTG GTTAATAATGCTGGCCTACTTGAGCATAACCGTATTACTACGTCAGAAGG GTTGGAGCTGAACTTTGCTGTAAATGTAGCTGGAACATATGCCATGACAGAATCAATGGTGCCTCTGCTGGAGAAAGCAGCACCTGATGCTCGAGTCATTACAGTTTCCTCTGGTGGCATGTATACAACTCCCTTGACTACAGACTTGCAG TTTAGTGAAAACCCCTTCGATGGGACAATGCAGTATGCTCGAAACAAACGAGTTCAG GTAGCGTTAACTGAAAAGTGGGCGGAAACCTACAGTAACAGAGGCATTGGATTCTACTCGATGCACCCTGGTTGGGCTGAGACACCAGGGGTTGCTAAAAGTTTACCCGGTTTTTCTAAATC ATTATCAGGAAAGCTTAGAACAAGTGAGGAGGGCGCAGACACGGTTGTTTGGTTGGCATTACAGCCCAAGGAAAAGTTGGTATCAGGTGCATTTTACTTCGATAGGTCTGAAGCACCCAAACACCTGTTATTTTCTGCGACCAAGGGCTCCCACGCTGTAATCAACTCCATTGTGGACAGCCTTCGTTCCCTATGCAAGCTTTCTTGA